One stretch of Flavobacterium sp. 9 DNA includes these proteins:
- a CDS encoding DUF2252 domain-containing protein, producing the protein MTDKFKENNEDRFDPALSKAHRFDQGVALRKVTPRSTHQEWNPSENREDPVEILIKTSIGRIENLLPIRYSRMMESPFAFYRGAASIMAADLAQTPNTGIDLQLCGDCHLMNFGGFATPERKLVFDINDFDETFPGPWEWDVKRLAASFVIAGRWRKFTNKVCKEFAWNVADSYKRHMLEYSKLSALQIWYADIDLAELIERGEDEEIKSFQQKRIKKAAEYTAHEKEFAKMTYQEGSRARIKDDPPLIFHPTGEEGKRILKDAEVIHNRYLETLSDEKKVLLSRYTLHDLAIKVVGVGSVGTLCGISLLMSATGEPIFLQFKEARQSVIEPNVKAKGKYSHQGERIVRGQKLMQSASDMFLGWTNDDNNKFFYIRQLRDAKVKPVLEIMKAKNMADYAKACGWALARAHARTGDPSVLSGYIGKSNEFANAISRFSISYASQNDSDYNRMLEAIKEGRLPISTEV; encoded by the coding sequence ATGACTGACAAATTTAAAGAGAATAACGAAGACAGATTTGATCCGGCACTATCAAAAGCACATCGTTTTGATCAAGGTGTTGCGCTCAGAAAAGTTACGCCCCGTTCAACTCATCAAGAATGGAATCCAAGTGAAAATCGTGAAGATCCAGTTGAAATTTTGATTAAAACAAGTATTGGAAGAATCGAAAATTTATTGCCTATTCGATACAGCCGAATGATGGAATCTCCATTTGCATTTTATAGAGGAGCTGCTTCAATTATGGCTGCCGATTTAGCTCAAACTCCTAATACAGGAATTGATCTTCAGCTTTGTGGAGATTGCCATTTAATGAATTTTGGAGGATTTGCAACTCCGGAACGTAAGTTGGTTTTTGATATTAACGATTTTGATGAAACATTTCCCGGACCTTGGGAATGGGATGTAAAAAGACTTGCTGCCAGTTTTGTAATTGCCGGAAGGTGGAGAAAATTCACTAATAAAGTTTGTAAAGAATTTGCATGGAATGTCGCAGACAGTTACAAAAGACATATGTTGGAATACAGTAAATTATCGGCATTGCAGATTTGGTATGCTGATATTGATCTTGCTGAATTGATTGAAAGAGGTGAAGACGAAGAGATAAAATCGTTTCAGCAAAAGCGGATAAAAAAAGCGGCAGAATATACTGCACACGAAAAGGAGTTTGCAAAAATGACTTATCAGGAAGGTTCCCGAGCGAGAATAAAAGATGATCCGCCTTTGATCTTTCATCCGACAGGAGAAGAAGGAAAACGAATTTTAAAAGATGCTGAAGTGATTCATAATCGTTATTTGGAAACTTTGTCAGACGAAAAAAAAGTGCTTTTAAGCCGCTATACATTACATGATCTGGCTATAAAAGTAGTAGGCGTAGGAAGCGTAGGAACACTTTGCGGCATTAGTTTATTAATGTCGGCTACAGGAGAACCAATTTTTTTACAGTTTAAAGAAGCAAGACAAAGTGTGATAGAACCTAATGTAAAAGCCAAAGGAAAATACAGTCATCAGGGAGAACGAATTGTGAGAGGACAGAAATTAATGCAATCGGCGTCAGATATGTTTTTAGGATGGACAAACGATGATAATAATAAGTTTTTTTACATCCGCCAGCTTCGCGATGCCAAAGTAAAACCTGTTCTTGAAATTATGAAGGCCAAAAACATGGCAGATTATGCAAAAGCCTGCGGATGGGCACTTGCAAGAGCACATGCTCGTACAGGAGATCCATCAGTGTTATCGGGATACATTGGGAAAAGTAATGAATTTGCTAATGCAATTTCGAGATTTTCTATTTCGTATGCCAGTCAAAATGATTCTGATTATAATAGAATGTTAGAAGCAATAAAAGAGGGAAGATTGCCAATTTCAACAGAAGTCTAA
- a CDS encoding DUF4136 domain-containing protein, producing MNIKNTTLRIIPLLVAAFYYSCSPSVKVTADYDHATNFSEYKTFAFYDLKAQEGKINQLNADRITKAIRAEMLSKGFVETPSNPDLKVNAVTILKNKTEVTANSNFYGYGGMYRPYGYWGGGAMMGGGTTTFNSYDYVDGSLIIDIVSTKTQKLVWQGIGNAQIDSKPDNPEEFITSSIKKILAGFPPGLAKK from the coding sequence ATGAATATCAAAAACACAACACTTCGAATAATTCCTTTATTAGTAGCAGCTTTCTATTACAGCTGTTCTCCATCTGTAAAAGTAACTGCTGATTACGATCACGCAACTAATTTCAGCGAATACAAAACGTTTGCATTTTACGACCTGAAAGCGCAGGAAGGGAAAATAAACCAGTTAAACGCCGATCGTATTACAAAAGCAATACGTGCTGAAATGCTTAGCAAAGGTTTTGTAGAGACTCCCAGCAACCCAGATTTAAAGGTAAATGCAGTAACAATTTTAAAAAATAAAACGGAAGTTACAGCCAATTCTAATTTTTATGGTTATGGAGGAATGTATCGTCCATACGGATATTGGGGCGGAGGCGCAATGATGGGCGGTGGAACTACAACCTTTAATTCTTACGATTATGTTGACGGTTCTCTTATAATTGACATTGTATCTACTAAAACTCAAAAATTGGTCTGGCAAGGGATCGGAAATGCTCAAATTGACAGCAAGCCTGACAATCCTGAAGAATTTATTACAAGTTCTATCAAAAAAATACTGGCAGGCTTCCCTCCTGGTTTGGCAAAAAAATAA
- a CDS encoding DUF1254 domain-containing protein encodes MKKIIFITLVLIVAFSCKKQESLNNEAAGNITITKSPDSAKAIAKEAWAYAFPMAMNYRTMHLYALDKTYPDYAGGFNKFKHYDKIFTASDTAVVTPNNDTPYSWAILNLADEPVVLEVPEVKDRYYSFQFIDLYTFNFAYVGSRATGDKAGKYLIAGPDWKGEKPEGIDNVLQSETNLVTLLGRTELKMAPGDIENVKKLQSQYKLTPLHEFIKEAVPPHKEFTLPYPEFKQADLGSAAFIGLTNNLLQYTSLNPAEADLRAKFAKIGIVPGKKFDPNEYTPEVLKAITEGVQEAGKELKEGTDKLANATDLFGTREMINGDYTKRALGAAAGLFGNTKQEAVYIGTRSDKANNFMSGKNKYVIRFPKGQTPPDKYFWSITLYELPSRYLVNNPINRYSIGDRTTGLKYEPNGDLVIYIQHESPKGKESNWLPAPKDAFYYLIRIYGPEESILNGTWKAPQPEQVK; translated from the coding sequence ATGAAAAAAATAATCTTTATAACACTGGTTTTAATTGTTGCTTTTTCTTGTAAAAAGCAAGAGAGTTTAAATAACGAAGCAGCAGGAAATATTACGATAACAAAATCACCAGATTCGGCGAAAGCCATTGCAAAAGAAGCTTGGGCGTATGCTTTCCCGATGGCGATGAATTATCGAACGATGCATTTGTATGCTTTAGATAAAACCTATCCGGATTATGCAGGTGGTTTTAATAAATTCAAACATTATGATAAAATTTTTACAGCTTCTGATACAGCAGTTGTGACTCCAAATAATGATACACCATATTCCTGGGCAATTCTCAATTTGGCAGATGAACCAGTTGTATTAGAAGTTCCGGAGGTAAAAGACAGATATTATTCGTTTCAGTTTATTGACTTATATACCTTCAATTTTGCGTATGTAGGAAGTCGTGCAACGGGTGATAAAGCAGGAAAATATCTAATTGCCGGACCAGATTGGAAAGGCGAAAAACCGGAGGGAATTGATAATGTACTTCAATCGGAAACCAACTTAGTGACTTTATTAGGGAGAACTGAATTGAAAATGGCACCTGGGGATATTGAAAATGTAAAGAAATTGCAATCTCAATATAAGTTGACACCATTGCATGAATTCATAAAAGAAGCTGTTCCGCCTCATAAGGAATTTACTTTGCCTTATCCTGAATTTAAACAGGCTGATTTAGGTTCGGCAGCTTTTATTGGTTTAACCAATAACTTATTGCAGTATACTTCTCTAAATCCTGCTGAAGCAGATTTAAGAGCAAAGTTTGCTAAAATAGGAATCGTTCCGGGGAAAAAATTTGATCCAAACGAATATACACCTGAAGTTTTAAAAGCAATAACCGAAGGAGTTCAAGAAGCCGGAAAAGAACTTAAAGAAGGAACTGATAAACTGGCAAATGCAACAGATTTATTTGGAACCCGTGAAATGATTAACGGAGATTATACTAAAAGAGCTTTAGGTGCTGCGGCAGGTTTATTCGGAAATACAAAACAAGAAGCTGTTTATATTGGAACAAGATCAGATAAGGCGAATAATTTTATGTCTGGAAAAAATAAATATGTTATTCGTTTTCCAAAAGGACAAACCCCGCCGGATAAATATTTCTGGAGTATTACTTTGTATGAATTGCCAAGTCGTTATTTGGTGAATAATCCAATAAACAGATATTCTATTGGAGACAGAACTACGGGTTTAAAATATGAACCTAATGGAGATTTAGTGATCTATATTCAGCATGAATCCCCAAAAGGAAAAGAGTCAAACTGGTTGCCGGCACCAAAAGATGCTTTTTATTATTTGATTCGAATTTATGGTCCGGAAGAATCCATATTAAACGGAACATGGAAAGCTCCGCAACCGGAACAGGTGAAATAA
- a CDS encoding DUF1214 domain-containing protein codes for MKKSLLILVAIGLIISCKKETATKDTTTAVSETNAVPADQDIIDAFQYLYARYLVIQQENHDINVEKVGYNKIKYNPLGSAQFVNPNLDVAYLEAWIAVDKDHAVILNVPKIEGRYYTAQLLDGWGEVIVNINERNFPKTPYGKFALVLKGSNPTIPAGAVKIELPSEKVKMLARVELKGTPAVAKKLQEQFTFNVPDGIKIAPPITIPEFTPKAPIGGEIFDKVEEVLNSYPDAMPKAKEYQAKAIAVAKYAKTDDKAKSHIDEVIKTKAIPAFLAGAKGFGTQKGGWSVSYVAGKFGDDIMARDIINYGGLWANQIQEAIYFVGLTDSNKQVLSGDKVYEIKFSKDQFPDAFVNAFWSITLYSVPDYRVVENKLKRYNLNNVSGLKKNPDGSLSIWLASSLPKNALQSNWLPTPGGKGFALTMRMYVSKKEVLDGKWFPAPIQEK; via the coding sequence ATGAAAAAATCACTTCTTATACTAGTTGCGATAGGCTTAATTATTAGTTGTAAAAAAGAAACAGCAACTAAAGATACTACAACTGCTGTTTCAGAAACGAATGCAGTTCCGGCAGATCAGGACATTATAGATGCTTTCCAATATTTATATGCAAGATATCTCGTAATCCAACAGGAAAATCATGATATCAATGTAGAGAAAGTTGGGTATAATAAAATCAAATACAATCCGCTGGGTTCAGCACAATTTGTGAATCCAAATTTAGATGTTGCTTACCTTGAAGCCTGGATTGCAGTAGATAAAGACCACGCTGTTATTTTGAATGTTCCTAAAATTGAGGGCCGTTATTATACCGCACAATTATTAGACGGTTGGGGAGAAGTAATTGTAAATATCAACGAACGTAATTTTCCTAAAACACCTTACGGAAAATTTGCCTTGGTATTAAAAGGCTCAAATCCTACAATTCCTGCGGGCGCAGTAAAAATCGAATTGCCATCAGAAAAAGTAAAAATGCTGGCTCGTGTAGAATTAAAAGGAACTCCGGCTGTTGCCAAAAAACTTCAGGAACAATTTACTTTTAATGTACCGGACGGAATTAAAATTGCACCGCCAATTACCATTCCTGAATTTACTCCGAAAGCACCAATCGGTGGTGAAATATTTGACAAAGTCGAAGAAGTATTGAATTCTTATCCGGATGCAATGCCTAAAGCAAAAGAATATCAGGCAAAAGCTATTGCAGTTGCTAAATATGCTAAAACAGATGATAAAGCCAAATCTCATATTGATGAAGTAATAAAAACAAAAGCAATTCCCGCATTTTTAGCAGGAGCAAAAGGTTTTGGCACACAAAAAGGAGGATGGTCAGTATCGTATGTTGCCGGAAAATTTGGTGATGATATTATGGCCAGAGACATTATCAATTATGGTGGTTTATGGGCCAATCAAATTCAGGAAGCTATTTATTTTGTTGGACTTACAGATAGTAATAAACAAGTTTTAAGTGGCGATAAAGTTTATGAAATTAAATTTTCAAAAGATCAATTTCCAGATGCTTTTGTAAATGCATTCTGGTCAATAACATTATATAGTGTTCCTGATTACAGAGTGGTAGAAAATAAATTAAAACGATATAACTTAAATAATGTTTCGGGATTAAAGAAAAATCCTGATGGTTCTTTAAGTATCTGGCTGGCTTCATCTTTACCAAAAAATGCACTTCAAAGCAATTGGTTACCAACTCCGGGAGGTAAAGGTTTTGCTTTGACAATGCGTATGTATGTTTCTAAAAAAGAAGTTCTTGACGGAAAATGGTTTCCGGCTCCGATTCAGGAAAAATAA
- a CDS encoding HAD family phosphatase, with the protein MYRKIYILPLFLLLLVSFNKADSATILHTSDPVNFVKNSDPLPSWNDGALKKEIIAYVTKVTKKGGPDFIPVEDRIATFDNDGTLWAEKPYVQELFAFYRVKKMVEAKPELAQKQPFKAVVEKNKTYFETGGEKALIELVAATHTGMTEDEFEAEAKEFFAGAKYPGKNVPLKQIRYQPQLELLNYLRANGFKTFIVTGGTIELVRAISADFYGIPKYQVVGTSFKYKFDDATNSIQREPALDLLNDKEGKPVGIQLHIGQRPVFACGNEGGAGDLAMLRYSQGSKYPSFQMIVNHDDAAREYSYEEKDNLSLNTATKYKYHVISIKDDWKKIFPDK; encoded by the coding sequence ATGTATAGAAAAATATATATATTGCCCCTGTTTTTATTGTTGCTGGTTTCGTTTAATAAGGCTGATAGCGCTACAATACTACACACTTCAGACCCTGTAAATTTTGTAAAAAATTCAGATCCGCTGCCTAGCTGGAATGATGGTGCTTTAAAAAAAGAAATTATTGCTTATGTAACCAAAGTAACCAAAAAGGGAGGTCCGGATTTTATTCCGGTTGAAGACAGAATCGCCACTTTTGATAACGACGGAACGCTTTGGGCTGAAAAACCATATGTTCAGGAGTTGTTTGCTTTTTACAGAGTAAAGAAAATGGTCGAAGCAAAACCAGAATTGGCCCAAAAACAACCTTTTAAAGCTGTTGTTGAAAAAAATAAAACCTATTTTGAAACAGGAGGCGAGAAAGCACTCATAGAGTTAGTAGCCGCAACCCATACCGGCATGACCGAAGATGAGTTTGAAGCTGAAGCAAAAGAATTTTTTGCCGGAGCCAAATATCCCGGAAAAAATGTTCCCCTGAAACAAATCAGATATCAACCACAGTTAGAGTTGTTGAATTATTTGCGTGCAAACGGATTCAAAACTTTTATCGTAACAGGAGGAACAATAGAATTGGTTCGTGCCATATCAGCTGATTTTTATGGTATTCCAAAATATCAGGTTGTGGGAACTTCTTTCAAATACAAATTTGATGATGCTACAAACAGCATTCAGAGAGAACCTGCCTTAGATCTTTTAAATGACAAAGAAGGAAAACCTGTCGGTATACAATTGCATATTGGGCAGCGTCCAGTTTTTGCCTGCGGAAACGAGGGTGGTGCGGGCGATCTTGCCATGCTTAGATATTCTCAGGGAAGCAAATATCCTTCTTTTCAAATGATTGTTAATCATGATGATGCTGCCAGAGAATACAGTTATGAAGAAAAAGATAATTTATCATTGAATACTGCTACTAAATATAAGTATCATGTAATCAGTATAAAAGACGATTGGAAAAAAATATTTCCAGATAAATAA
- a CDS encoding DUF1254 domain-containing protein, which translates to MKNKSFIFLVATFLILAVGCEKKTVINEPPSLDSTSVVVSEFGTQIKMDDELPSKESIPALFDEMDFQQATQCYLWGLPIVAFAEWQQQHYKTFNATSNDLVFYNSYHDRLGILTANATTPYIMSFIDLKANGPTVIEMPAGHTAGGLGDFWQREQATIGEMGPDKGKGGKYILVPPTMKDFKPAGYFIVPCTTVNMFFGFRALDPDPKVTETLVKQVKIYPYDKRANPTPTKVVSPPAGKKWYGVQPTGIAYWERLHAILQDEPVEERDRFFMAWLRNLGIEKGKPFAPDQHQKKILIAAAEKGQQMAMANSFNKRFADVKHWPDKKWDYVMIIKDPSQHADNYDEFFERSSYFYEAVTYSKAMITKIPNVGQAYLGSYFDNNGNWLDGAKNYTLNVPANPPAVNFWSITVYDSATRCLIDNPQQNADLSSRKDLIKNADGSIDLYFGPKAPTGKEKNWVQTLPGKHWFTYMRFYGPTAAYFDKSWKMDDIKEVK; encoded by the coding sequence ATGAAAAATAAATCCTTTATTTTTTTAGTTGCTACATTTTTAATTTTAGCTGTCGGATGTGAAAAAAAGACCGTAATAAATGAACCGCCATCATTAGACTCTACATCGGTTGTAGTTTCTGAATTTGGAACACAAATAAAAATGGATGATGAACTGCCTTCAAAAGAATCAATTCCGGCATTGTTTGACGAAATGGATTTTCAACAGGCAACACAATGTTATTTATGGGGATTGCCGATTGTGGCTTTCGCCGAATGGCAGCAGCAACATTATAAAACATTTAATGCCACAAGTAATGACCTGGTTTTTTATAATTCCTATCACGACCGTTTAGGAATTTTAACAGCAAATGCAACAACTCCCTATATTATGTCTTTTATAGACTTAAAAGCAAATGGACCTACCGTTATCGAAATGCCAGCTGGACACACTGCAGGAGGACTTGGAGATTTCTGGCAGCGTGAACAGGCTACTATTGGCGAAATGGGTCCTGATAAAGGAAAAGGAGGCAAATATATTTTAGTTCCGCCAACAATGAAAGACTTTAAACCAGCAGGTTATTTTATAGTTCCATGCACAACTGTAAATATGTTTTTTGGATTTAGAGCTTTAGATCCAGATCCCAAAGTAACAGAAACATTGGTAAAACAGGTTAAAATTTATCCGTATGACAAACGTGCTAATCCAACGCCAACAAAAGTGGTAAGTCCGCCGGCAGGAAAAAAATGGTACGGTGTTCAGCCAACTGGAATCGCTTATTGGGAACGTCTTCATGCCATTTTACAAGATGAACCTGTTGAAGAACGTGATCGTTTTTTTATGGCATGGCTTAGAAATCTGGGTATAGAAAAAGGAAAACCTTTTGCTCCGGACCAGCATCAGAAGAAAATTTTGATTGCTGCTGCCGAAAAAGGACAACAAATGGCAATGGCGAATTCATTCAACAAACGCTTTGCAGATGTAAAACACTGGCCGGATAAAAAATGGGATTATGTAATGATCATAAAAGATCCGTCGCAACATGCGGATAATTATGATGAGTTTTTCGAAAGAAGTTCTTATTTCTATGAAGCCGTTACGTACTCAAAAGCAATGATTACCAAAATACCAAACGTGGGCCAGGCCTATTTAGGATCTTATTTTGATAATAACGGAAACTGGTTAGATGGTGCTAAAAATTATACGCTAAATGTTCCTGCAAATCCGCCAGCAGTAAATTTCTGGTCGATTACCGTTTATGATTCTGCAACACGTTGTTTGATTGATAATCCGCAACAGAACGCCGATTTATCTTCCCGTAAGGATCTTATTAAAAATGCCGACGGATCGATCGATTTGTATTTTGGACCAAAAGCTCCGACTGGAAAAGAGAAAAACTGGGTGCAAACTTTACCCGGAAAACATTGGTTTACTTATATGCGTTTTTATGGACCAACAGCAGCTTATTTTGATAAAAGCTGGAAAATGGATGATATTAAAGAGGTGAAATAA
- a CDS encoding DUF2490 domain-containing protein, with amino-acid sequence MKRINIYTTLFIIIVFTLSSIKTNAQKMTQNVAAWVGYEMYLPFKEDGRWGLLFEGYSKGNDFVSELQGSFYRVGANYYLKNGNRLGAGVAYQWDLPYDEVSLPYNNPDYRIYEQFIWRIVRKEGNQVWSQRFRMEQRWLGRKDDPNSTGDHFDYYKFENTFRYQVRYQLWFKQRWAAVVYEEVHIRTNAASGNENYLDQNRLYVGTAYSLDKRREIRMELGYMNQIFFKSSDTESGLSRMNHTIRITLTTDLPFKRKEN; translated from the coding sequence ATGAAGAGAATCAATATTTATACAACACTGTTTATTATAATTGTTTTCACTTTGTCCAGCATAAAAACAAATGCCCAGAAAATGACCCAGAATGTTGCAGCCTGGGTAGGTTACGAAATGTATCTGCCTTTTAAAGAAGATGGAAGATGGGGTTTGTTGTTTGAAGGTTATTCAAAAGGCAATGATTTTGTTTCAGAACTTCAGGGGTCTTTTTATAGAGTTGGAGCTAACTATTATCTTAAAAACGGAAACCGATTAGGAGCAGGTGTAGCTTACCAATGGGATTTGCCTTATGACGAAGTTTCATTGCCCTACAACAATCCGGATTACAGAATATACGAGCAATTTATTTGGCGTATCGTCAGGAAAGAAGGAAATCAGGTATGGTCACAACGTTTTAGAATGGAGCAACGCTGGTTAGGGCGAAAAGACGATCCAAACAGTACAGGCGATCATTTTGATTATTACAAATTCGAAAATACATTCAGATATCAGGTTCGGTATCAACTGTGGTTCAAACAACGATGGGCAGCAGTAGTGTATGAGGAGGTTCATATCAGAACCAATGCAGCAAGCGGCAACGAAAATTATCTGGATCAAAACAGATTGTATGTAGGAACAGCTTATAGTCTTGATAAGCGCAGAGAAATCAGGATGGAATTGGGTTATATGAATCAGATTTTTTTTAAATCATCAGATACCGAAAGTGGTTTAAGCCGAATGAATCATACGATCCGGATTACACTAACGACAGATTTACCTTTTAAAAGAAAAGAAAATTAA
- a CDS encoding arylsulfatase, whose protein sequence is MKLSKQIDFKSKLFNRSILVLILICLSSTKFNAQNTKKPNILIIWGDDIGTTNVSAYSDGLMGYMTPNIDRVGNEGIRFLHYYAEQSCTAGRAALITGQHGIRTGLTKVGFPGAPMGMSQLDPTIAGVLKQLGYATGQFGKNHLGDRNESLPTVNGFDEFFGNLYHLNAEEEPELPDYPKDPAYLKQFGPRGVLKCTATNVDDPTITDARFGKIGKQKIEDTGALTKKRMETIDDETVAAAIDFIKRQNAAGKPFFVWWNGTRMHLRTHVRESHRGKYTHGDSEYMDGMIEHDLTVGELLKVLDDLGIADNTLVVYSTDNGPHMNTWPDGGMTSFRSEKNTNWEGAFRVPCMVRWPGVIKPGQVTNEMMSHNDWFPTLVSIAGEPDIVNKMLKGYKANGNTYKVHLDGYDQSAFLEGKTPKSSRDRFFYSDDDGLLVGMRLGDYKYVFAEQRMAGTLGVWAEPFVKLRLQKMFNLMQDPYERADFTSNTYWDWLLNHVGSVYGMNVEVMKFAETFKQYPPRSIPPSFSPATIMEETLNTIKLDKTIKTQTQEAPKKK, encoded by the coding sequence ATGAAACTAAGCAAACAAATCGATTTCAAAAGCAAGTTGTTTAACAGGTCAATCTTAGTATTGATATTAATTTGTCTTTCTAGCACAAAGTTTAATGCCCAGAATACAAAGAAACCCAATATTCTGATAATTTGGGGTGATGATATTGGAACTACAAACGTTAGTGCTTATAGTGATGGTTTAATGGGGTACATGACTCCTAATATTGATCGTGTAGGAAATGAAGGAATACGTTTTTTACATTATTATGCAGAGCAAAGTTGTACGGCGGGACGTGCTGCCTTGATTACAGGGCAACACGGTATTCGTACCGGATTGACTAAAGTTGGTTTTCCAGGAGCTCCCATGGGTATGAGCCAGTTAGACCCAACAATTGCAGGAGTACTTAAACAATTGGGATATGCTACCGGACAGTTTGGCAAAAACCACTTGGGGGATCGTAACGAAAGTCTACCTACCGTAAACGGATTTGATGAATTTTTCGGAAATCTTTATCACTTAAATGCAGAAGAAGAGCCAGAATTACCAGATTATCCAAAAGATCCAGCTTATTTAAAACAATTTGGACCAAGAGGAGTCTTAAAATGCACAGCTACTAATGTGGATGATCCTACTATTACAGATGCTCGTTTTGGAAAAATAGGAAAACAAAAAATTGAAGATACGGGGGCTCTTACTAAAAAGAGAATGGAAACTATCGATGATGAAACCGTTGCCGCCGCCATTGATTTTATTAAAAGACAAAATGCTGCAGGAAAACCATTCTTCGTGTGGTGGAATGGTACTCGCATGCACTTACGTACGCACGTAAGAGAATCACATCGTGGTAAATACACACACGGAGATAGTGAATACATGGATGGTATGATCGAACACGATTTAACCGTTGGAGAACTTTTAAAAGTATTAGACGATTTAGGAATTGCTGATAATACATTAGTAGTTTATTCTACAGATAATGGTCCTCATATGAATACATGGCCTGATGGCGGAATGACTTCTTTCCGTTCAGAAAAAAATACAAACTGGGAAGGTGCTTTTAGAGTTCCTTGTATGGTACGTTGGCCAGGTGTAATAAAGCCAGGTCAGGTAACCAATGAAATGATGAGCCATAACGATTGGTTTCCAACTTTAGTTTCAATAGCAGGGGAACCAGATATTGTAAATAAAATGTTGAAAGGATACAAAGCAAACGGTAATACTTATAAAGTACACTTAGACGGATATGATCAATCTGCATTTTTAGAAGGAAAAACACCAAAAAGTTCTAGAGATAGATTCTTTTATTCTGATGATGATGGTTTACTTGTAGGGATGCGTCTAGGGGATTATAAATATGTTTTTGCTGAACAGCGTATGGCAGGAACATTAGGCGTTTGGGCTGAGCCATTTGTAAAACTGCGTTTGCAAAAAATGTTCAATTTAATGCAGGATCCTTATGAAAGAGCAGATTTCACTTCTAATACATATTGGGATTGGCTACTTAACCATGTTGGTTCTGTATACGGAATGAATGTGGAAGTAATGAAGTTTGCTGAAACTTTTAAACAGTATCCGCCTCGTTCGATACCACCAAGTTTTTCGCCAGCAACAATTATGGAAGAAACTCTAAATACAATTAAGTTAGATAAGACCATTAAAACACAAACTCAAGAGGCTCCAAAGAAAAAATAG